In a single window of the Anguilla rostrata isolate EN2019 chromosome 4, ASM1855537v3, whole genome shotgun sequence genome:
- the LOC135253591 gene encoding musculin: MSTGSASDAEDIQDLAAQREDLDYGKPKRNAMADMLCNSTENSDDESANDVDFNNLKKKRARTGPNSSQLHKAHKDCKQSQRNAANARERARMRVLSKAFSRLKTSLPWVPADTKLSKLDTLRLASSYISHLRQLLQEDRYESCFVHPVNLTWPFVVSGRPEETKEITAASRLCGATA, encoded by the exons ATGTCCACAGGGTCAGCAAGTGATGCTGAAGACATTCAAGATCTGGCTGCCCAGCGAGAAGACCTCGACTACGGAAAGCCCAAGCGGAATGCCATGGCTGACATGCTTTGCAATTCTACTGAGAACTCCGACGACGAATCCGCTAACGACGTAGATTTCAACAACCTTAAGAAAAAACGCGCGAGGACCGGACCCAACAGCAGCCAGCTCCATAAGGCACACAAGGACTGTAAGCAGTCGCAGAGAAACGCCGCTAACGCCAGGGAGAGAGCGAGGATGAGAGTGCTGAGCAAAGCTTTTTCGAGACTGAAAACTAGTCTGCCCTGGGTACCGGCGGACACTAAACTGTCCAAATTGGACACGCTGCGACTTGCCTCTAGCTACATCTCGCACCTCCGGCAGCTCCTTCAAGAAGACAGATACGAGAGCTGTTTTGTGCATCCTGTGAACTTG ACGTGGCCATTTGTGGTCTCTGGGAGACCAGAGGAAACCAAGGAGATTACAGCTGCATCTCGACTGTGTGGAGCTACAGCATAG